A window from Macaca nemestrina isolate mMacNem1 chromosome 8, mMacNem.hap1, whole genome shotgun sequence encodes these proteins:
- the LOC105476003 gene encoding zinc finger protein ZFPM2 isoform X7, translating into MTFTEGMYPARLLDSIQLLPQQAAMASILPTAIVNKDIFPCKSCGIWYRSERNLQAHLMYYCSGRQREAAPVSEENEDSAHQISSLCPFPQCTKSFSNARALEMHLNSHSGVKMEEFLPPGASLKCTVCSYTADSVINFHQHLFSHLTQAAFRCNHCHFGFQTQRDLLQHQELHVPSGKLPRESDMEHSPSGTEDSLQPATDLLTRSELPQSQKAMQTKDASSDTELDKCEKKTQLFITNQRPEIQPTTNKQSFSYTKIKSEPSSPRLASSPVQPNIGPSFPVGPFLSQFSFPQDITMVPQASEILAKMSELVHRRLRHGSSSYPPVIYSPLMPKGATCFECNITFNNLDNYLVHKKHYCSSRWQQMAKSPEFPSVSEKMPEALSPNTGQTSINLLNPAAHSADPENPLLQTSCINSSTVLDLIGPNGKGHDKDFSTQTKKLSTSTNNDDKINGKPVDVKNPSVPLVDGESDPNKTTCEACNITFSRHETYMVHKQYYCATRHDPPLKRSASNKVPAMQRTMRTRKRRKMYEMCLPEQEQRPPLVQQRFLDVANLSNPCTSTQEPTEGLGECYHPRCDIFPGIVSKHLETSLTINKCVPVSKCDTTHSSVSCLEMDVPIDLSKKCLSQSERTTTSPKRLLDYHECTVCKISFNKVENYLAHKQNFCPVTAHQRNDLGQLDGKVFPNPESERNSPDVSYERSIIKCEKNGNLKQPSPNGNLFSSHLATLQGLKVFSEAAQLIATKEENRHLFLPQCLYPGAIKKAKGADQLSPYYGIKPSDYISGSLVIHNTDIEQSTNAENESPKGQASSNGCAALKKDSLPLLPKNRGMVIVNGGLKQDERPAANPQQENISQNPQHEDDHKSPSWISENPLAANENVSPGIPSAEEQLSSIAKGVNGSTQAPTSGKYCRLCDIQFNNLSNFITHKKFYCSSHAAEHVK; encoded by the exons AGGATATATTCCCTTGCAAGTCCTGTGGCATCTGGTATCGGAGTGAGCGGAATCTGCAGGCCCATTTGATGTACTACTGCAGTGGGAGGCAAAGAGAAGCTGCTCCAGTGTCAGAGGAAAATGAAGACAGTGCCCATCAGATTTCCAGCCTGTGCCCCTTCCCACAGTGCACCAAGAGCTTTTCAAATGCTCGAGCTCTAGAAATGCACCTGAATTCACACAGTG GAGTGAAAATGGAAGAATTTCTGCCCCCTGGTGCTAGTCTAAAATGCACCGTCTGTAGCTACACTGCTGATTCTGTGATCAACTTTCACCAACACCTGTTCTCCCATCTCACTCAAGCTGCCTTCCGATGTAATCACTGCCATTTCGGCTTCCAGACTCAGAGGGACTTATTGCAGCACCAGGAGCTCCATGTCCCTAGCGGCAAACTTCCCAGAGAAAGTGACATGGAACACTCTCCAAGTGGAACCGAAGACAGCTTACAGCCAGCCACAGACTTACTGACCAGAAGCGAACTTCCCCAGAGCCAAAAGGCCATGCAGACTAAAGATGCGAGCTCTGACACAGAGCTGGACAAGTGTGAGAAAAAGACTCAGCTCTTTATCACAAACCAGAGACCAGAGATACAGCctacaacaaataaacaaagcttTTCTTACACAAAAATAAAGTCTGAGCCCTCTAGCCCAAGACTTGCCTCATCTCCAGTTCAGCCTAATATTGGGCCTTCTTTCCCTGTGGGCCCTTTCCTATCTCAGTTTTCTTTCCCCCAAGATATCACCATGGTCCCTCAAGCTTCAGAGATCTTAGCCAAGATGTCTGAACTGGTGCATCGGCGACTGAGGCATGGCAGTAGTAGCTACCCTCCTGTCATCTACAGCCCCTTGATGCCCAAGGGGGCTACTTGTTTTGAGTGTAACATAACATTCAATAATTTGGATAATTATCTAGTGCACAAAAAGCATTATTGCAGCAGCCGATGGCAGCAGATGGCTAAGTCCCCAGAGTTCCCTAGTGTGTCAGAAAAGATGCCTGAAGCTTTGAGTCCCAACACCGGCCAAACCTCCATAAACCTTCTCAACCCAGCTGCTCATTCTGCTGATCCTGAGAATCCACTTCTTCAAACATCTTGCATCAATTCTTCCACTGTCTTAGATTTAATTGGGCCAAATGGGAAGGGCCATGACAAGGACTTTTCCACTCAAACTAAGAAGCTCTCCACCTCCACTAACAATGATGACAAAATTAATGGAAAACCTGTTGATGTGAAAAATCCCAGTGTCCCCTTAGTGGATGGGGAAAGtgacccaaataagactacctgTGAAGCTTGCAACATTACCTTCAGCCGGCACGAAACATACATGGTCCACAAACAGTATTACTGTGCTACTCGCCACGACCCTCCACTAAAGAGGTCTGCTTCCAACAAAGTGCCTGCCATGCAGAGAACCATGCGCACACGCAAGCGCAGAAAGATGTATGAGATGTGCCTACCTGAGCAGGAACAAAGGCCTCCACTGGTTCAGCAGAGATTTCTTGACGTAGCCAACCTCAGTAATCCTTGTACCTCCACTCAAGAACCCACAGAAGGGCTAGGAGAGTGCTACCACCCAAGATGTGATATCTTTCCAGGAATTGTCTCTAAGCACTTGGAAACTTCCCTGACGATCAACAAATGTGTTCCAGTTTCCAAATGTGACACTACTCATTCCAGTGTTTCCTGCCTAGAGATGGACGTGCCCATAGATCTCAGCAAAAAGTGTTTATCTCAGTCTGAGCGGACGACCACGTCTCCCAAAAGGCTGCTGGACTATCACGAGTGCACTGTGTGCAAGATCAGTTTTAATAAGGTAGAAAACTATCTGGCCCACAAGCAGAATTTCTGCCCGGTTACTGCACATCAGCGTAATGACCTGGGTCAACTGGACGGCAAAGTGTTTCCAAATCCAGAAAGCGAACGAAACAGCCCTGATGTCAGCTACGAAAGAAGCataataaaatgtgagaaaaacgGGAATTTGAAGCAGCCTTCCCCCAATGGAAACCTATTTTCATCCCACCTAGCAACCTTGCAAGGCTTGAAGGTCTTTAGTGAAGCCGCTCAGCTCATTgctacaaaagaagaaaacagacattTGTTTCTTCCACAATGCCTTTACCCTGGAGCaataaagaaagcaaaaggaGCCGACCAGCTTTCTCCATATTATGGAATCAAGCCAAGTGATTATATTTCTGGTTCTCTTGTCATCCATAACACTGACATCGAGCAAAGCACAAATGCAGAAAATGAATCTCCTAAAGGCCAGGCTTCCTCAAATGGGTGCGCTGCGCTGAAGAAAGATTCTCTACCATTGTTGCCCAAAAATCGAGGAATGGTAATAGTGAACGGTGGACTGAAACAAGATGAGAGACCTGCTGCCAACCCACAGCAAGAGAACATTTCCCAGAATCCTCAGCATGAAGACGACCACAAATCTCCCTCATGGATCTCTGAGAACCCATTAGCTGCCAATGAGAATGTCTCACCAGGAATTCCCTCAGCAGAGGAACAGTTGTCTAGTATAGCAAAAGGTGTGAATGGTTCCACCCAGGCTCCAACCAGTGGGAAATATTGCCGGCTGTGTGATATCCAGTTCAACAACCTTTCAAACTTTATAACTCACAAGAAGTTTTATTGCTCATCACATGCAGCGGAACATGTCAAATGA